A portion of the Fibrobacter sp. UWB16 genome contains these proteins:
- a CDS encoding ABC transporter ATP-binding protein translates to MQSDKPIVFSAKRISKDFGAGKSLKTAVKDVSFDIYDEEFISIVGGSGCGKSVLAKIMLGLYQPTRGQFLYRDKPIKNLKDHWNEVQSVFQDPFGCFNQFFTIRSQLEDALNILKDKPSKEEVRRRVDEGLKAVNVAPADIEGKYPFELSGGQMQRMLLARIFALRPKVLIADEATSMVDACVRANILDYLRKLKDELKMTVVFVTHDIGLANYVSDRIFIMHDGKIVNQGTPAEVLDNTNEPHTLRLLDDIPEVHKTEWIKNSHRSKK, encoded by the coding sequence ATGCAAAGTGATAAGCCCATTGTTTTTTCTGCCAAGCGCATCAGCAAGGATTTCGGTGCCGGCAAGAGCTTGAAGACTGCTGTTAAGGATGTTTCCTTTGACATCTACGACGAAGAATTCATCTCCATCGTGGGTGGTTCTGGTTGCGGTAAGTCCGTGCTAGCTAAGATCATGCTCGGTCTTTACCAGCCGACTCGCGGTCAGTTCCTCTATCGCGACAAGCCGATCAAGAACCTGAAGGACCACTGGAACGAAGTCCAGTCCGTTTTCCAGGACCCGTTTGGCTGCTTTAACCAGTTCTTCACAATCCGTAGCCAGCTCGAAGACGCTCTCAACATCCTCAAGGACAAGCCGTCCAAGGAAGAAGTCCGTCGCCGCGTTGACGAAGGTCTCAAGGCCGTTAACGTCGCTCCGGCAGATATCGAAGGCAAGTATCCGTTCGAACTCTCCGGTGGTCAGATGCAGCGTATGCTTCTCGCCCGTATCTTCGCGCTCCGTCCGAAGGTCCTTATCGCTGACGAAGCTACCTCCATGGTGGACGCCTGCGTTCGTGCAAACATCCTCGATTACCTCCGCAAGTTGAAAGACGAGCTGAAGATGACCGTGGTGTTCGTGACCCACGATATCGGTCTTGCAAACTACGTTTCTGACCGTATCTTCATCATGCACGACGGTAAGATCGTGAACCAGGGTACTCCTGCTGAAGTGCTCGACAACACGAACGAACCGCATACGCTCCGCTTGCTCGATGACATTCCGGAAGTCCACAAGACTGAATGGATCAAGAACAGCCATCGTTCTAAGAAGTAA
- a CDS encoding ABC transporter ATP-binding protein: protein MSENVFEVDHLGLYYLGRFGDKTHAVTDVSFSMKQGEILGIAGESGCGKSTLVSGLMGMCIPPLYPETGDVRVKNGDKMESLMNRSIEDVRANVLAQQVSMIPQGAFNALNPVRKIKDIAADVLKAHARPGEKQDAKQIYDRVYAHFDRIGMDTKRVLNSFPINLTAGERQRCVIAISTILLPKMVIADEPTSALDVSTQKEVIKMIFDLLDKGIFQSMIFITHELPLLYHVADNIAIMYAGEIVEKGTAEQVVKDPRHPYTQALMGAMLSTEASQRGRHPVAIEGAPPSLKNKIVGCRFAPRCSKACPDCKKNTQNLRIVGDRDVRCDYAK from the coding sequence ATGTCTGAAAATGTTTTTGAAGTTGACCACTTGGGTCTTTATTACCTCGGCCGTTTTGGAGACAAGACTCACGCTGTAACAGACGTGTCCTTCTCCATGAAGCAGGGGGAAATTCTCGGTATCGCCGGTGAATCTGGTTGCGGTAAGTCTACGCTCGTTTCTGGTCTCATGGGCATGTGCATCCCGCCGCTTTACCCGGAAACGGGTGACGTTCGCGTCAAGAACGGCGACAAGATGGAATCCCTCATGAACCGCTCCATCGAAGATGTTCGTGCGAATGTCCTCGCTCAGCAGGTTTCCATGATTCCGCAGGGCGCATTCAACGCTCTGAACCCGGTCCGTAAGATCAAGGATATCGCAGCCGACGTGCTCAAGGCTCATGCCAGACCGGGCGAAAAGCAGGACGCTAAGCAGATCTACGATCGCGTCTATGCTCACTTCGACCGTATCGGCATGGACACCAAGCGCGTGCTCAATTCCTTCCCGATCAACCTCACTGCAGGTGAACGCCAGCGTTGCGTGATTGCAATCTCTACGATTCTTCTCCCGAAGATGGTGATTGCTGACGAACCGACTTCTGCTTTGGACGTTTCCACGCAGAAGGAAGTGATCAAGATGATCTTCGACTTGCTCGACAAGGGCATCTTCCAATCGATGATCTTCATTACCCACGAGCTTCCGCTCCTCTACCACGTGGCAGATAACATCGCCATCATGTACGCAGGTGAAATCGTGGAAAAGGGTACTGCAGAACAGGTCGTCAAGGACCCGCGTCATCCGTATACGCAGGCTTTGATGGGCGCTATGCTCAGTACCGAGGCAAGCCAGCGTGGCCGTCATCCGGTGGCTATCGAAGGTGCTCCTCCTAGCCTCAAGAACAAGATTGTGGGCTGCCGCTTCGCTCCGCGTTGCAGCAAGGCATGCCCGGACTGCAAGAAGAATACCCAGAATCTCCGCATTGTCGGCGATCGTGACGTGAGGTGCGATTATGCAAAGTGA